In Pseudomonas saponiphila, the genomic stretch CCGCGCCGGCGGCCTTGGCGCACATGATGGTGCACAGGCCGATGGTGCCGGCACCGACCACCACCACGTTCTGTCCGAGCAAACTGCCGGCCTTTTTCACCGCGTGCATGCCCACCGCCAACGGCTCGATCAGCGCCCCGGCCTCGGCAGGAAAGTTGTCCGGCAAGGCGTAGAGCAGGTTGGCCGGCACGTTCACCAGTTCAGCAAAGGCGCCGTTGTTCATCAGCCCGGTAAAGGCCAGGTTCTCGCAGATGTTGTACAGGCCGTGGGTGCAGTAGTAGCAGGTGCCGCAGTGCTGGCAGGCGTCGGCGGCCACCGGCTGGCCGACACTGAACCCCTGGACTCCTTCGCCCAGGGCGACGATCTCGCCGCAGAACTCGTGGCCGAGAATGCACTGGCCCTTGATCCCGGTCAGCGGGTGCGGCGCGTCCACCGGAATGAACACCGGCCCGGCCACGTATTCGTGCAGGTCGGAGCCGCAGATGCCGCACCAGTCGACGCGGATCTGCACCCAGCCGGCAGGCGGCGCGTCGGGCAGCGGCACGTCTTCGACGCGGATATCGTGGCGGCCGTGCCAGACCGCGGCGCGCATGCTCGGAACGGATTTGAGGGCAACACTCATCTTGGCTTCTCCTGGTTGTCATAGGGCGACGACGGCCCCCTGGCCGTCGCCGCAAAAAACCTCAGTGCTGGCGAATGAAGTCGAGGATCAGGCGGTTGACCTGCTCCGCCGCTTCCATCTGCAGCATGTGCCCCTGCCCCGGCAGCACTTCGATCTGCGCCTTGAGGTCGGCGCTGTGGCTCGCCGGGATGATCCGGTCGTCGCTGCCCCAGATCACCAGCACCGGCTGCGCGCCGTCCTGCACCACCGGGCGCAGATCGGCCTGCTGGCGGCCGTCGGCGAACAGGTTGCCGGCCAACTGCCCGAGGGCGGCTTGCACCCCTTCCAGGCGCTTGTACTTGAGCATGTCGTCGAGCATCTGCCGGTTCACCAGTTCGGCGTTGGAGAACAGCTGCACCAGTTGCGGCTTGAGCGCATTGCGGTTGCTGGCCTCGACGAAGCCTTGCAGGTAGTCGCCGTTGATCTCGCGGCCCAGCCCGGCGCTGCCGATCAGGGTCAGCGAGCGCACCCGTTGCGGCGCCAGCCGCGCGGTATTGAGGGACACCGCGCCGCCCATGGAGTGGCCCACCAGATGGGCCACGGGAATCTCCAGGTGATCCAGCAGTGCCAGCAGCACTTGGCTCAATTCATCCAGGTCGCCCCGTTGCAGGGCCTTGGCCGATTCGCCGTGGCCCGGCAGGTCGAGGGCGATCACCCGGCGCCCGGCGGCCAGGGCTTCGTGGTTGAACAGCCAGTTGTTGAGGTCGCCGCCGAAGCCGTGCACCAGCAGCAGCGGCGTGCCGCCTTCGCCGCGTTCGAAATAGCGGATCAGCCGGCCGCCCAGTTCGACCTTCTGCGGCGCCGGGCCGTGGTCTTCGTCGGCGCTGTCGCCGGGCACGAAGCTGGCCTGGAACTGCGCGATCACCGCGTCGATCTCGGCGTCGCTGGCCTCGCCGTCGACCACGATGCCCAGCAGCGCGCCCACCGCCAGGGTTTCGTCCTGGCGGGCGATCTGCCGGCGCAGGACGCCGGAGAACGGCGCCTCGACGCTGCTGGAGATCTTGTCGGTCTCCACGTCCAGCACTTCATCGCCCTTGCTGATGCTCTGCCCTTCTTCCTTGAGCCAGGCATCGACCCGGCCCTCGGTCATCGACAGGCCCCACTTGGGCATGGTCAGGGTATGGATCTGGCTCATCGGCGGCTCCACTCGATCACAGTGAGCACGGCGTTTTCGATCTTCGCCGCGTCGGGGATGTACAGGTCTTCCAGGGCGTCGGAGAACGGCACCGGCGTATGGGGCGCGGTGACCAATTCGATCGGCGCCTTGAGCGATGCGAAGGCTTTCTGCGCCACCAGGGCCGAGATGTCGGTGGCCATGGAGCAGCGTGGGTTGGCTTCGTCAATGACCACAAGACGCCCGGTCTTCTCCACGCTTTCCAGGATGCTGTCTTCGTCCAGCGGGCTGGTGGTGCGCAGGTCGATGACTTCGCAGTCGATGCCGCGTCCGGCCAGGTTGCGCGCCGCATCCAGGGCGGTGTTCACCGTGCGCCCGTAGGACACCAGGGTCACGTCCTTGCCGTCGCGCAGGAAGTTGGCCTCGCCGAAGGGAATCGCGTAGGACTCTTCCGGCACTTCGCCCTGCAGGCTGTAGAGCATTTTGTGCTCGCAGAAGATCACCGGGTCGTTGTCGCGAATCGCCTGGATCAGCAGGCCCTTGGCGTCGTAGGGCGACGACGGGCAGACCACTTTCAGGCCGGGGATGTGGGTCCACAGCGAGGTCAACATTTGCGAGTGCTGGGCCGCGGCGCGCAAGCCGGCGCCGACCATGGTGCGGATCACCAGCGGGGTCTGGGCCTTGCCGCCGAACATGTAGCGAAACTTCGCCGCCTGATTGAGGATCTGGTCCAGGCAGCAGCCGGCGAAGTCGACGAACATCAATTCGCACACCGGGCGCACGCCACGGGTGGCGGCGCCGACCGCGGCACCGACGTAGCCGATTTCCGACAGTGGGGTGTCCAGCACCCGCCCGGGAAATTGATGGTAGAGGCCCTTGGTCACCCCGAGCACGCCGCCCCAGGCGTCGTTGTCGCCGGGGGCACCGGCACCGCCCGCCACGTCTTCACCCATGATGAACACGCTGGGGTCGCGACGCATTTCCTGGGCCAGGGCTTCGTTGATGGCCTGCTGGTAACTGATTTTTCTCGCCATGATGGTTCTCTCGATTTTTGTTGTAGGGGGCGATTAAGGGGCCGCTCAGGGATAAGCGACGTACACGTCGCTGAGCAGGTCGGCCGGGCTCGGCTTGGGATCGGTCTTGGCCTTGCGCACCGCGTCCTCGATCAGCGCTTCCACGTCGGCATCGATCTGCTCCAGCTGGCTGGCCTGCACCAGGCCCGAACGGGTGGTGCGCTCGCGGAACTGCATCAGGCAGTCGTTGTGCTCGCGGTAATGCTTGACCTCATCGGGCGCGCGGTAGGTCTGGGCGTCGCCCTCGAAGTGGCCGTAGTAGCGAGTCAGCTTGACCTCGATCAGCGACGGCCCCTCCCCGGCCCGGGCCCGCTCCACGGCGGCGCCGGCGGCTTCATGCACGGCGAAGAAATCGAAACCGTCCACCGTCACCCCGGGCATGCCGAAACCGGCGGCGCGGTCGGCGATGTGGTCGCAGGCCACCGACCAGTTGGAGGCCGTGGCCTCGGCGTAGCCATTGTTCTCGGCGATGAACAGGCACGGCAGGTTCCACACCGAGGCCATGTTCATGGCCTCGAACACCGCACCTTCGTTGGAGCCACCATCGCCGAAGAACACCACCGACACGCCGTCGGTGCCCTGCAGCCGGGCGGCCAGGGCCGCGCCCACCACCAGCGGCGCGCCGGCACCGACGATGCCATTGGCGCCGAGCATGCCCTTTTCGAAATCGGCGATGTGCATGGAGCCGCCCTTGCCCTGGCAGACCCCGGTCTTCTTGCCGTAGATCTCCGCCATCATCCCGTAGAC encodes the following:
- a CDS encoding 2,3-butanediol dehydrogenase, with product MRAAVWHGRHDIRVEDVPLPDAPPAGWVQIRVDWCGICGSDLHEYVAGPVFIPVDAPHPLTGIKGQCILGHEFCGEIVALGEGVQGFSVGQPVAADACQHCGTCYYCTHGLYNICENLAFTGLMNNGAFAELVNVPANLLYALPDNFPAEAGALIEPLAVGMHAVKKAGSLLGQNVVVVGAGTIGLCTIMCAKAAGAAQVIALEMSGARKAKALEVGATHVLDPKECDALAEVKRLTGGLGADVSFECIGNKHTAKLAIDLIRKAGKCVLVGIFEEPSEFNFFELVATEKQVLGALAYNGEFADVIAFIADGRLDISPLVTGRIQLEQIVGQGFEELVNNKEHNVKIIVSPGQLRRP
- a CDS encoding acetoin dehydrogenase dihydrolipoyllysine-residue acetyltransferase subunit, which gives rise to MSQIHTLTMPKWGLSMTEGRVDAWLKEEGQSISKGDEVLDVETDKISSSVEAPFSGVLRRQIARQDETLAVGALLGIVVDGEASDAEIDAVIAQFQASFVPGDSADEDHGPAPQKVELGGRLIRYFERGEGGTPLLLVHGFGGDLNNWLFNHEALAAGRRVIALDLPGHGESAKALQRGDLDELSQVLLALLDHLEIPVAHLVGHSMGGAVSLNTARLAPQRVRSLTLIGSAGLGREINGDYLQGFVEASNRNALKPQLVQLFSNAELVNRQMLDDMLKYKRLEGVQAALGQLAGNLFADGRQQADLRPVVQDGAQPVLVIWGSDDRIIPASHSADLKAQIEVLPGQGHMLQMEAAEQVNRLILDFIRQH
- a CDS encoding alpha-ketoacid dehydrogenase subunit beta is translated as MARKISYQQAINEALAQEMRRDPSVFIMGEDVAGGAGAPGDNDAWGGVLGVTKGLYHQFPGRVLDTPLSEIGYVGAAVGAATRGVRPVCELMFVDFAGCCLDQILNQAAKFRYMFGGKAQTPLVIRTMVGAGLRAAAQHSQMLTSLWTHIPGLKVVCPSSPYDAKGLLIQAIRDNDPVIFCEHKMLYSLQGEVPEESYAIPFGEANFLRDGKDVTLVSYGRTVNTALDAARNLAGRGIDCEVIDLRTTSPLDEDSILESVEKTGRLVVIDEANPRCSMATDISALVAQKAFASLKAPIELVTAPHTPVPFSDALEDLYIPDAAKIENAVLTVIEWSRR
- a CDS encoding thiamine pyrophosphate-dependent dehydrogenase E1 component subunit alpha gives rise to the protein MSTPLTTDQLLHAYRVMRTIRAFEERLHVEFATGEIPGFVHLYAGEEASAAGVMAHLRDDDCIASNHRGHGHCIAKGVDVYGMMAEIYGKKTGVCQGKGGSMHIADFEKGMLGANGIVGAGAPLVVGAALAARLQGTDGVSVVFFGDGGSNEGAVFEAMNMASVWNLPCLFIAENNGYAEATASNWSVACDHIADRAAGFGMPGVTVDGFDFFAVHEAAGAAVERARAGEGPSLIEVKLTRYYGHFEGDAQTYRAPDEVKHYREHNDCLMQFRERTTRSGLVQASQLEQIDADVEALIEDAVRKAKTDPKPSPADLLSDVYVAYP